A section of the Nitrospirota bacterium genome encodes:
- a CDS encoding ABC transporter permease translates to MKLIDISLNNLLRKKGRTFFLVSGLAIGIGAAVAMTSVGDAMNREVMHALDEFGANILVLPASEGLPLSYGGLTVSAVNTGGRELTTIDVDKIRTIKNRENISTIAPKLLVQTEVKGTKVLLAGVDFKAERRLKKWWRIAAGLNPQESGEALIGKDAAARLQLAPGDRIALGRNGSLRVAGVLGATGSQDDGLIFADMQWVQKQFNKGNSVSLIELSALCSGCPIEDMVTQVNNVLPGARAVAVKETVELKMQAMHYFHKFSLGISVLLLIVAGMIIFFAMTASVKERVQEIGLFRAIGFRTGHIIQVLLIEAFIVSLLAGFAGSVIGIISPRFVAPYLMNAYNLKFEFDPMLAVAALAASVSVGIVASVYPAVRAGRLDPVEALKTL, encoded by the coding sequence ATGAAGCTAATCGACATCTCGCTGAACAACCTCCTCCGCAAGAAAGGCCGCACCTTTTTCCTGGTCTCGGGACTCGCCATCGGCATCGGTGCCGCCGTTGCCATGACCTCGGTCGGCGACGCCATGAACCGCGAGGTGATGCATGCCTTGGACGAGTTCGGGGCGAACATCCTCGTGCTTCCGGCATCGGAGGGCCTGCCGCTCTCCTACGGCGGCCTTACGGTCTCGGCAGTGAATACCGGCGGCAGGGAACTGACCACGATCGACGTGGACAAGATCCGGACGATCAAGAACCGGGAAAACATCAGCACCATTGCGCCGAAGCTCCTGGTCCAGACCGAGGTGAAGGGCACGAAGGTGCTGCTTGCGGGCGTCGATTTCAAGGCCGAGCGGAGGCTCAAGAAATGGTGGCGCATCGCGGCGGGCTTGAATCCCCAGGAGAGCGGCGAGGCGCTGATCGGCAAGGACGCGGCAGCACGGCTGCAGCTCGCACCCGGCGACCGGATCGCTCTCGGCCGGAATGGGTCCCTTCGCGTGGCGGGCGTGCTCGGCGCGACCGGCTCGCAGGACGACGGCCTGATATTCGCGGACATGCAGTGGGTCCAGAAGCAGTTCAACAAGGGCAATTCCGTCAGCCTTATCGAGCTTTCGGCGCTCTGCAGCGGCTGTCCCATCGAGGACATGGTGACGCAGGTGAACAACGTTCTGCCCGGCGCCCGGGCCGTGGCGGTCAAGGAGACCGTCGAGCTCAAGATGCAGGCCATGCATTACTTCCACAAGTTTTCGCTCGGGATCTCGGTGCTGCTCCTGATCGTGGCGGGCATGATCATCTTCTTCGCCATGACGGCGTCCGTGAAGGAGCGCGTGCAGGAGATCGGCCTGTTCCGCGCCATCGGGTTCCGCACCGGGCATATCATCCAGGTGCTGCTGATCGAGGCTTTTATCGTGAGCCTGCTGGCCGGCTTCGCGGGCTCCGTCATCGGGATCATCAGCCCCCGGTTCGTCGCGCCCTACCTCATGAACGCGTACAACCTGAAATTCGAGTTCGACCCGATGCTGGCCGTGGCCGCCCTTGCCGCATCGGTCTCGGTCGGGATCGTTGCGAGCGTTTACCCGGCGGTCCGCGCAGGCCGGCTTGATCCGGTCGAGGCGCTCAAAACGCTCTAA
- a CDS encoding ABC transporter ATP-binding protein, translating to MPFIDLNNVKKIFHAGDEEYAALKGISLGIDTGEFVAVMGPSGSGKSTLLSIMGGLSHPTSGSIIVDGISLGSLGQNKLSDFRREYLGFVFQSFYLVPYLTAAENVMLPLAIQPGLNGAAKARAIEALSRVGLESKAGRLPSQLSGGEQERVAIARAIVNNPALILADEPTGNLDTKTGDKVLEMLEGLHAEGHTIVMVTHSRENAKRAGRTIEIRDGEVVDGT from the coding sequence ATGCCATTCATAGATCTGAACAATGTGAAGAAAATTTTCCACGCCGGCGACGAGGAATACGCTGCGCTCAAGGGCATCTCGCTCGGCATCGATACGGGCGAGTTCGTGGCCGTGATGGGGCCGTCGGGTTCGGGCAAGAGCACCCTGCTTTCGATCATGGGCGGCTTGAGCCACCCGACGTCGGGGTCCATTATTGTCGACGGGATCAGCCTTGGCAGCCTCGGGCAGAACAAGCTTTCAGACTTCCGCCGGGAGTACCTGGGTTTCGTGTTCCAGTCGTTCTATCTCGTGCCCTATCTTACGGCCGCCGAGAACGTGATGCTGCCGCTGGCGATCCAGCCGGGCCTGAACGGGGCCGCAAAGGCGAGGGCGATCGAAGCCCTCTCCCGGGTCGGTCTGGAAAGCAAGGCGGGACGGCTTCCGTCCCAGCTCTCGGGCGGCGAACAGGAACGCGTGGCGATCGCCCGGGCCATCGTGAACAATCCGGCGCTCATCCTTGCCGATGAACCCACGGGCAACCTCGATACGAAGACCGGCGACAAGGTGCTGGAGATGCTGGAGGGCCTTCACGCGGAAGGTCACACCATCGTCATGGTGACGCACAGCAGAGAGAATGCGAAGAGGGCGGGAAGGACCATCGAGATCAGGGATGGGGAAGTGGTGGATGGAACGTGA
- a CDS encoding MXAN_2562 family outer membrane beta-barrel protein, translating to MKKLVLVLILVALPAAAFAADELNERPHWSLEMKGGWFIPALDNWSLFYGSRNMTEFGGTLAYKIIRQVEAGVEGSFVHGSGQGFAPVHGILSGNVKYDLYPLNVFVLARGVLSEQQWLVPYAGGGWTRIFYREDITDQEIIRGAENGYHVRGGLQLLLDGLDPQAANNMVRDYGIYHTYLFFEAKYTRVMVDTAGTASTPGQSVNIGGKSLLAGFLFEF from the coding sequence TTGAAAAAGCTCGTATTGGTCCTGATCCTCGTTGCTCTGCCCGCGGCCGCCTTCGCAGCAGATGAACTGAACGAACGGCCCCATTGGTCTCTCGAGATGAAAGGCGGGTGGTTCATTCCCGCTCTTGACAACTGGTCCCTGTTTTACGGCAGCAGGAATATGACCGAATTCGGCGGCACCCTTGCATACAAAATAATTAGGCAGGTGGAAGCAGGTGTTGAGGGCTCGTTCGTTCATGGCTCGGGGCAGGGCTTTGCTCCCGTGCATGGCATTCTTTCCGGCAATGTGAAGTATGACCTCTACCCGCTGAATGTGTTTGTGCTCGCCCGCGGCGTTTTGAGTGAGCAGCAGTGGCTGGTGCCGTATGCAGGAGGAGGCTGGACGAGGATATTCTACCGGGAAGATATCACGGATCAGGAAATTATCCGGGGGGCCGAGAACGGCTATCACGTCAGGGGCGGGCTTCAGCTGCTGTTGGACGGCCTCGATCCGCAAGCGGCGAATAACATGGTCCGCGACTACGGGATCTATCACACCTACCTGTTCTTCGAGGCGAAATATACGCGGGTGATGGTCGATACTGCCGGTACGGCGAGCACGCCAGGCCAGTCGGTCAATATCGGGGGGAAGAGCCTGCTCGCGGGATTTTTGTTCGAGTTTTAG
- a CDS encoding CFI-box-CTERM domain-containing protein gives MKMTLFRRSLITVLILAAFTPVTALALDLFVDPNVTTDNTHFSTIQSAITYANNLLTGPTPTTTTFRVIVESNNSTPYSGPITLISNVPLIGRETSRTILIGTSSGPIITASGVTGNITIKNFTFKNANTGISLLNNSQVKVANNVFGTGLTTGVQVSASPNSSIINNVFYQAGSAITRDQDIIVTNNIFSGNQLAISNPAGVPTANVTYNDYFNNTTDGVLLDAHSFPNTQVQNTDPLFVDALNGDFHLLAASPCIKNSGNPSGNPSYPNFFDSSTFDMGAFGGPDTDTVPLPVAGLKSETTGSFSVSLNWIQNNSYLVSGYHVYYGTDTTYTGTNAAEGTSPITVSGATTTSQTLSNLVSLAVTTPDPPTILALSPMNNSLLVSWVMSSGASGYKIYYDTAPFSAPTSTTPFFPATVSPFTLPGLTNLQTYYVAVSAVAQTTYHIAMTSTNSGGSPVPGISYESVFSTDIPFTVGSPLESLISNVLSEFPEGINPYPNLPNKGCFIATAAYGYYSAPQVQVLREFRDRFLMTNGPGRAFVQWYYRVGPGAASFITNHPWLKPVVRAALLPLLGGAYFLLYTPLPIQMATLFCLVLLPVFIIRRRNSLRSGGAR, from the coding sequence ATGAAGATGACTCTATTCAGGCGGTCGTTAATTACAGTCCTTATTCTTGCCGCATTCACTCCGGTCACAGCACTGGCCCTTGACCTCTTCGTTGATCCTAACGTCACGACTGATAATACCCACTTTTCGACGATTCAATCGGCGATCACTTACGCAAACAACCTGCTGACCGGTCCGACCCCCACGACAACCACGTTTCGAGTCATCGTTGAATCGAATAACTCTACTCCTTACAGCGGCCCAATCACGCTCATCAGCAATGTTCCTCTCATTGGACGCGAAACATCGCGGACGATCCTGATCGGAACCAGCAGCGGGCCTATCATTACGGCCAGTGGAGTGACGGGCAACATCACCATCAAGAATTTCACGTTCAAGAATGCAAATACAGGCATCAGCTTATTGAACAATTCCCAGGTAAAAGTTGCGAACAATGTATTTGGGACCGGACTAACGACAGGCGTTCAGGTTTCAGCCTCGCCGAATTCTTCAATCATTAATAACGTTTTTTATCAAGCCGGCTCGGCCATCACCAGGGACCAGGATATCATCGTCACGAATAATATTTTTTCCGGCAATCAGTTGGCAATATCGAATCCGGCCGGTGTCCCGACTGCCAATGTCACGTACAATGATTATTTCAATAATACGACTGACGGGGTATTGCTGGATGCTCATTCATTTCCGAACACCCAGGTGCAGAATACGGACCCTCTTTTTGTCGATGCCTTGAACGGCGATTTCCATCTCCTGGCCGCATCACCTTGCATCAAAAATTCGGGGAATCCCAGTGGGAATCCCAGCTACCCCAACTTCTTTGACAGCAGCACCTTCGACATGGGCGCCTTTGGCGGTCCGGACACGGATACGGTGCCGCTCCCCGTGGCAGGTCTTAAATCGGAAACGACGGGATCGTTTTCCGTCTCTCTGAACTGGATCCAGAATAACAGCTACTTGGTCAGCGGCTATCATGTGTATTATGGAACGGACACCACTTACACTGGCACCAACGCCGCGGAAGGCACGTCTCCCATCACCGTTTCCGGCGCTACTACGACATCGCAGACCTTAAGCAACCTGGTTTCCCTGGCAGTGACGACGCCTGATCCACCGACGATTCTCGCGCTCAGCCCGATGAACAACAGCCTCCTGGTCAGTTGGGTTATGTCGTCGGGAGCATCGGGGTATAAAATTTATTACGATACCGCGCCGTTTTCCGCGCCCACGTCGACGACCCCGTTTTTCCCCGCTACCGTCAGCCCCTTTACCTTGCCGGGCCTGACAAATTTACAAACCTATTATGTGGCTGTGTCGGCCGTTGCTCAGACGACTTACCATATCGCGATGACGTCGACCAACAGCGGCGGATCACCCGTTCCGGGAATCAGCTACGAGAGTGTTTTTTCTACGGATATTCCGTTTACCGTCGGTTCGCCCCTGGAAAGCTTAATATCAAACGTTCTGAGCGAGTTTCCCGAAGGCATTAATCCCTATCCGAACCTGCCGAACAAGGGCTGTTTCATCGCGACGGCGGCCTATGGTTACTATTCGGCTCCCCAGGTGCAGGTGTTGCGCGAGTTCCGGGACCGGTTCCTGATGACGAACGGCCCGGGCAGGGCCTTTGTCCAGTGGTATTACCGCGTCGGTCCCGGAGCGGCTTCCTTCATAACGAATCATCCCTGGCTCAAACCTGTGGTCCGGGCCGCACTGTTGCCGCTGCTCGGAGGCGCCTACTTCCTCCTCTATACGCCGCTGCCAATCCAGATGGCGACGCTGTTCTGTCTGGTTCTGCTGCCGGTCTTTATCATTCGGAGGAGAAATTCGTTACGAAGCGGAGGCGCGCGTTGA
- a CDS encoding 6-bladed beta-propeller, with protein sequence MKWTTFKRSIPIFLILFLSSRSYAYQQIEFIREGGELDKKTRQHQLNEPRAVAISGDRLYVADSDAHRVVVMDQAGKTVLSWGAKGDKPGQFKSPAGIAIDEQGLVYIADTGNHRIQVFDAEGRSIRSFGAKGSAPREFNSPAGLFAQRGLLYVADRGNGRVQVLTTNGIFVRLIEVKNKNEMKAPVAVAADVQNKIYVLDRDGNSVRIFDHDGVQLEQFGTKGKGSEGFNYPQGLAVDQTGSIFVADTGNYKLKKFDPQGRLVASLGSEGSGPGQFREAAGLAVDKDGKVFVLDAEKHTFQVFTCEIEGKPVVPASPPAIVEFAREIPGEVAAFGMDKRVYGLAADSIIAVGVSAGRRIGSRGSEPGMFNNPRGLALDASGKFWVVDTGNGRLQKFSIEGNLLQVIGKPGSGEGEFDSPGSVAISRKGNLFVADTGNKRVQVFNARGMFLGMFGKPGKLSGQFSEPADITVDAGEHVYIADRGNNRIAKYDSNGTLVWEAGRAGKQDGEFSSPSNILVSQDNEVFVLDAGNARVQVFDTDGKFLRAFGSEGKGPGEFKSPQGLALEGGLRLYVGDRGNNRVQVFTLRQTPSVPQDLMTQARVNEIQLGWKGGGESYLEQYHIYRGESAGGPFQLVGTATDPFFVDRGLPSDKTFYYRIASKAKEGHESAASTIVSAVTPKLIPAAPKKVRIEALEKQATLSWLPNLEPFVAHYRIYRTKQLASGFELLAQADSTLFIDSPLADETVYYYQVTAVGKEGDESPAGEVVFASTPKASLTVPPLEIATIEVGAIFSSSYKYYESHPAGRVVVRNNTDSAYPKVKLSFSIKDFMDYPSEIEIEQVPAREQVAVQLKPVFSNRILEVTENTPVQSEIALTYYIAGEAKQVTRSFPVMLYERHAMVWDQKAKLGAFVTPKDPPVVDFSRAVIRPYVDTNPNLHQSLVYARALYDALGVLGLKYIVDPTSPFQEFSEKPASVDYLAYPRDTLSRKSGDCDDLSILFAACMEDIGISTAFIDVPGHVFVMFNTGVTEKDKATLGFDDQMIVSYQGTIWIPVEMTMVGSSFTRAWQKGAEEYRDWSARGKIDLIETQKAWDVFKPVTLPNGDSKSARVPREAIEAAFPEELEALGSQRLALLSAAYVAQLKKDPNDVAALAQLGILYGENGLYAESLVQFQKVLALDKNSALAYNNIGNVSFLQERYEDARKAYEASLADCPDDTGIMANLTRVLLRLGRKEEAKKLFQNAAALDPRVLRQCGDLVASLGIVQ encoded by the coding sequence ATGAAGTGGACCACATTCAAGCGCAGCATTCCCATTTTTCTCATCCTGTTCCTTTCCTCACGATCATACGCCTACCAGCAGATCGAGTTTATCCGTGAGGGCGGCGAGCTCGATAAAAAGACAAGGCAGCACCAGCTGAATGAGCCCCGGGCCGTAGCAATTTCCGGAGACAGGCTGTACGTGGCGGACTCCGACGCCCATCGCGTGGTTGTCATGGACCAGGCCGGGAAGACTGTCCTTTCCTGGGGCGCGAAAGGCGACAAGCCGGGCCAGTTCAAATCGCCGGCTGGCATCGCGATCGACGAACAGGGACTCGTCTACATTGCTGACACCGGGAACCACCGGATCCAGGTGTTCGATGCTGAAGGCAGATCCATCCGCAGTTTCGGCGCAAAGGGGAGCGCTCCCCGCGAGTTCAACAGCCCTGCAGGGCTTTTCGCGCAGCGCGGCCTCCTGTACGTCGCTGACCGGGGGAACGGCCGCGTGCAGGTCCTGACCACCAACGGCATATTCGTGAGGCTGATCGAGGTGAAGAACAAGAACGAGATGAAGGCTCCGGTGGCAGTCGCAGCGGATGTCCAGAACAAGATCTACGTGCTCGACCGGGACGGAAATTCGGTCAGGATCTTCGACCATGACGGCGTGCAGCTGGAGCAGTTCGGCACGAAGGGCAAGGGAAGTGAGGGCTTTAACTATCCCCAGGGGCTCGCCGTGGACCAGACCGGCAGCATCTTTGTGGCAGACACCGGGAACTATAAACTGAAGAAGTTCGATCCCCAGGGCAGGCTCGTGGCCTCCCTCGGCTCCGAGGGCAGCGGCCCGGGCCAGTTCCGCGAGGCGGCCGGCCTCGCCGTGGACAAGGACGGCAAAGTCTTTGTGCTCGACGCGGAAAAGCACACGTTCCAGGTGTTCACCTGCGAGATCGAGGGCAAGCCGGTCGTGCCTGCCTCTCCGCCGGCGATCGTTGAATTCGCCCGGGAGATCCCGGGAGAGGTGGCCGCCTTTGGCATGGACAAACGCGTGTATGGCCTGGCCGCCGATTCGATCATCGCGGTCGGGGTGAGCGCGGGGCGCAGGATCGGGTCGCGGGGCAGCGAGCCGGGCATGTTCAACAATCCCCGCGGGCTTGCCCTGGACGCATCGGGAAAGTTCTGGGTCGTCGATACGGGCAATGGCCGCCTGCAGAAGTTCAGCATCGAGGGGAACCTCCTGCAGGTGATCGGGAAGCCGGGTTCAGGGGAGGGAGAGTTCGATTCTCCCGGCAGCGTCGCCATCAGCCGCAAGGGTAATCTTTTTGTGGCTGACACGGGCAACAAGCGCGTGCAGGTGTTCAACGCCAGGGGCATGTTCCTCGGCATGTTCGGCAAGCCGGGCAAGCTCTCCGGCCAGTTCTCGGAACCCGCGGACATCACCGTCGACGCCGGCGAGCATGTCTACATCGCAGACCGCGGCAACAACAGGATCGCGAAATACGACAGCAACGGGACCCTCGTCTGGGAGGCGGGAAGGGCCGGGAAACAGGACGGCGAGTTCAGCAGCCCGTCGAATATCCTGGTCTCCCAGGACAACGAGGTCTTCGTGCTCGACGCCGGGAACGCGCGCGTCCAGGTATTCGACACGGACGGCAAGTTCCTTCGCGCCTTCGGCAGCGAGGGGAAGGGGCCGGGCGAGTTCAAGTCGCCCCAGGGCCTCGCCCTGGAGGGCGGCCTACGGCTCTACGTGGGCGACCGGGGCAACAACAGAGTGCAGGTCTTCACACTCCGCCAGACCCCGTCCGTGCCGCAGGACTTGATGACCCAGGCGCGCGTCAATGAGATACAGCTGGGCTGGAAGGGCGGCGGCGAGAGCTATCTCGAGCAGTATCATATCTACCGGGGCGAGTCGGCCGGGGGTCCGTTCCAGCTCGTTGGTACGGCCACGGACCCCTTCTTTGTAGACAGGGGCCTGCCCAGCGATAAGACCTTTTACTATCGCATCGCGAGCAAGGCAAAGGAGGGACATGAGAGCGCGGCTTCGACGATCGTCTCGGCCGTAACACCGAAGCTCATTCCCGCAGCTCCGAAAAAAGTTCGGATCGAGGCGCTCGAAAAGCAGGCAACGCTTTCCTGGCTCCCGAACCTCGAACCCTTTGTCGCCCACTACCGAATCTACCGGACCAAGCAGCTGGCGTCGGGCTTCGAGCTGCTCGCTCAGGCTGACAGCACCCTGTTCATCGACAGCCCCCTCGCGGACGAGACCGTTTACTACTACCAGGTCACGGCCGTCGGAAAAGAAGGCGATGAAAGCCCGGCAGGCGAGGTCGTGTTCGCGTCCACTCCGAAAGCGTCGCTGACCGTGCCGCCGCTCGAGATCGCAACCATCGAGGTGGGCGCGATCTTCTCATCATCCTACAAGTACTACGAGTCCCATCCCGCGGGCAGGGTCGTCGTCAGGAACAATACGGACAGCGCCTATCCCAAGGTCAAGCTGAGCTTCTCCATCAAGGATTTCATGGATTATCCGAGCGAGATCGAGATCGAACAGGTCCCCGCCAGGGAGCAGGTGGCGGTGCAGCTCAAGCCGGTGTTCAGCAACAGGATACTGGAGGTGACCGAAAACACGCCGGTCCAGAGCGAGATAGCTCTCACGTACTACATAGCGGGAGAAGCAAAACAAGTGACCCGGAGCTTCCCGGTGATGCTGTACGAACGGCATGCGATGGTCTGGGACCAGAAGGCCAAGCTGGGCGCCTTTGTGACGCCCAAGGACCCGCCGGTCGTTGACTTCAGCCGCGCCGTCATACGGCCCTACGTGGACACGAACCCCAATCTGCATCAGTCGCTGGTCTATGCGCGCGCCCTGTATGACGCGCTCGGCGTGCTCGGCCTCAAGTACATTGTGGACCCGACCAGTCCGTTCCAGGAATTCTCCGAGAAGCCGGCGAGCGTCGACTATCTCGCGTACCCGCGCGACACGCTTTCGCGGAAAAGCGGGGACTGCGACGATCTCTCGATCCTGTTCGCGGCGTGCATGGAGGACATCGGGATCTCCACGGCGTTCATTGATGTTCCGGGGCACGTGTTCGTCATGTTCAACACGGGCGTGACGGAAAAGGACAAGGCAACACTGGGCTTTGACGACCAGATGATCGTATCGTACCAGGGAACGATCTGGATCCCCGTTGAGATGACCATGGTCGGGTCGTCGTTCACCCGGGCCTGGCAGAAGGGCGCCGAGGAATACCGGGACTGGTCGGCCAGGGGCAAGATCGACCTCATCGAAACGCAAAAGGCATGGGACGTGTTCAAGCCGGTCACGCTGCCGAACGGGGACTCGAAATCGGCCAGGGTGCCCCGGGAAGCGATCGAGGCCGCGTTCCCCGAGGAGCTCGAAGCGCTCGGAAGCCAGCGGCTTGCCCTCCTGTCAGCAGCATATGTCGCGCAGCTCAAGAAGGATCCGAACGATGTTGCGGCCCTTGCCCAGCTCGGCATCCTGTACGGCGAGAACGGCCTCTATGCCGAGTCTCTCGTACAGTTCCAGAAGGTCCTTGCCCTTGATAAGAACAGCGCGCTCGCGTACAACAATATCGGCAACGTCAGCTTCCTGCAGGAGCGGTATGAGGACGCCAGAAAGGCCTATGAAGCATCCCTTGCGGACTGTCCCGATGACACGGGCATCATGGCAAACCTGACCCGCGTCCTGCTGCGGCTTGGCAGGAAAGAGGAGGCGAAGAAGCTGTTCCAGAACGCCGCGGCTCTGGATCCGCGTGTGCTGCGTCAGTGCGGCGATCTTGTCGCGAGTCTGGGGATCGTGCAATAG
- a CDS encoding AmpG family muropeptide MFS transporter: protein MTRQPASRNPWTFLPTLYFAEGLPYVLINTVSVILYKRMGIDNAHIAFWTSWLYLPWVIKMFWGPLVDITSTKRTWILSTQLAMGLSLFVVAWSLQTSGFFVLSLAAFVLGAFISATYDIATDGFYMLALSEKDQALFVGLRAAFYRLAMIFGSGFLVYLAGRFETSTGNIPLSWSIVFSIAGALFLIAFGYHRLMLPYPPADGRRTAQDRSSGASFGEVFAAYFRQERVGVVIAFILCYRLGEAMLLKLVPPFLLDKAGSGGLGLSTSDVGLVYGTVGVLSLVTGGILGGWVLSRFGFRRAVWPMVAAMHLPDIFFVYLASSQPSIALVYPLVALEQFGYGMGFTVFTVYLMYSAQGNYKTSHYAISTGIMALGMMVPGLVSGYLQQMVGYRTFFIIVCFLTIPGMLTIPFLPKKGMEKNG, encoded by the coding sequence ATGACACGACAGCCCGCCTCCCGCAACCCCTGGACCTTCCTGCCCACGCTCTATTTCGCCGAAGGCCTGCCCTACGTGCTCATCAACACCGTGTCGGTCATCCTGTACAAGCGAATGGGCATCGACAACGCGCACATCGCCTTCTGGACGAGCTGGCTCTACCTCCCGTGGGTCATCAAGATGTTCTGGGGCCCCCTCGTGGACATCACCTCCACGAAGCGGACCTGGATCCTCTCGACCCAGCTCGCCATGGGGCTTTCGCTCTTCGTTGTCGCCTGGTCGCTGCAGACCTCCGGCTTCTTCGTTCTTTCCCTTGCGGCCTTCGTCCTCGGCGCCTTCATTTCCGCTACCTATGACATCGCCACCGACGGGTTCTACATGCTTGCCCTGTCGGAAAAGGACCAGGCGTTGTTCGTGGGGCTTCGGGCGGCCTTCTACCGGCTCGCGATGATCTTCGGGTCGGGGTTCCTGGTCTATCTCGCGGGAAGGTTCGAAACCTCGACGGGGAACATTCCCTTGAGCTGGTCGATCGTGTTCTCGATCGCGGGAGCGCTGTTCCTGATCGCTTTCGGCTACCACCGGCTCATGCTGCCTTATCCACCGGCAGACGGGCGGCGGACCGCTCAGGACCGTTCCTCCGGGGCTTCCTTTGGCGAGGTCTTTGCCGCCTATTTCAGGCAGGAGCGGGTCGGCGTGGTCATCGCGTTCATCCTTTGCTACCGGCTGGGCGAGGCCATGCTGCTCAAACTGGTCCCGCCGTTCCTGCTGGACAAGGCGGGCTCGGGCGGGCTCGGTCTGTCCACATCGGACGTTGGCCTTGTGTACGGTACCGTAGGCGTTCTCTCTCTCGTTACCGGCGGCATCCTGGGGGGATGGGTCCTCTCGCGCTTCGGGTTCCGGCGTGCCGTGTGGCCCATGGTCGCTGCCATGCATCTGCCAGATATCTTCTTCGTGTATTTGGCGTCTTCTCAGCCTTCGATCGCACTGGTGTATCCGCTCGTGGCGCTCGAGCAGTTCGGGTACGGGATGGGCTTTACTGTTTTCACGGTCTACCTCATGTACTCAGCGCAGGGAAACTATAAGACGTCCCACTATGCCATCTCGACGGGGATCATGGCCCTCGGCATGATGGTGCCGGGACTCGTGAGCGGCTATTTGCAGCAAATGGTCGGTTACCGGACGTTCTTCATCATCGTTTGTTTCCTCACCATCCCGGGCATGCTGACCATTCCGTTCCTGCCGAAGAAGGGGATGGAAAAGAACGGCTGA
- a CDS encoding AEC family transporter, with amino-acid sequence MRHALSVSVLHFFLPALAFGLVATAHADRSFIAVPVTAALVTLASIGAGFALYALLPRFRSMDRRALGVLILSSSFGNVTYLGLPVITQMMGSRFGYVAILYDLLATTPVLLTLGVFIAARYGSGASASLGDSLGRVLRLPPLWAVAGGLVVNLGGVPVPEIVLDAAQLMGRAVIPVMTFTVGLALDFQDVKRLPLAAPALGVKLLASPVLAWWIGSRAGLSGDALRAVVIEGAMPVMVLSLVIADEFDLDVPLAAVCVAASTVALFFTLPVMMKMLF; translated from the coding sequence GTGCGCCACGCCCTGAGCGTAAGCGTGCTGCATTTTTTCCTGCCCGCGCTCGCCTTCGGCCTTGTGGCAACGGCACACGCCGACCGGAGCTTCATCGCCGTGCCCGTGACTGCTGCGCTCGTGACCCTTGCGTCGATCGGCGCCGGCTTCGCGTTGTATGCGCTGCTCCCCCGGTTCAGATCGATGGATCGCCGTGCCCTCGGCGTGCTGATCCTCTCGTCGTCCTTCGGCAACGTCACCTATCTCGGGCTGCCGGTCATCACGCAGATGATGGGGTCCCGCTTCGGCTATGTGGCGATCCTGTACGATCTCCTGGCGACGACACCGGTCCTGCTCACGCTCGGGGTGTTCATCGCCGCGCGGTACGGAAGCGGGGCGTCGGCCTCCCTGGGAGATTCCCTGGGCAGGGTGCTCAGGCTCCCGCCGCTCTGGGCCGTAGCCGGGGGGCTCGTCGTCAACCTCGGCGGCGTACCGGTGCCGGAGATCGTGCTTGATGCGGCGCAATTGATGGGCAGGGCGGTCATCCCGGTCATGACATTCACGGTCGGGCTGGCGCTCGACTTTCAGGACGTGAAACGGCTGCCGTTAGCGGCCCCGGCCCTTGGCGTCAAACTGCTCGCGTCTCCGGTCCTGGCATGGTGGATCGGCTCGCGGGCCGGTCTTTCCGGGGACGCCCTCAGGGCGGTCGTGATCGAAGGTGCGATGCCGGTCATGGTGCTCTCACTCGTGATAGCCGATGAGTTCGATCTCGACGTGCCCCTGGCCGCCGTCTGTGTCGCCGCATCGACCGTTGCGCTGTTCTTCACCCTGCCGGTGATGATGAAAATGCTCTTTTAG